A genomic region of Nostoc sp. UHCC 0702 contains the following coding sequences:
- a CDS encoding VacB/RNase II family 3'-5' exoribonuclease encodes MDKGTLVEFRVQGDRRLGVVDRPDGKTRWFVVDERGQSHSLAPRQITYTVDGLAYKPSEITNFLEEVKPYLDPSSLEVAWELLVEDAQTVTPAEMANLLFSQSDPAPTYAAHCLLSDDKLYFKQKGDAYEPRTAAQVAERKHQIEVETLKAKGQQEFLARVEQALQGEAVEWQRHDRQRLEGLEKYATLLADIVRVGLNYESLARAYPPSAPVLETMNMLGRAATPQGAFQLLIDLGWWNAHENLFLRRASIPVQFPSKVVEVAQQRLDFPPTDLDANRLDLTHLKVYTIDDESTTEIDDGLSWESLPDGREQLWVHIADPTRWLIPEDDLDLEARKRGSTVYLPTGMIPMFPEVLATGPMSLVQGQICCALSFGVVLNTTGAVEDYCIRTSFIKPTYRLTYEDVDEMLELGVQAEPEIEAIANSARVRKSWRYNQGAISINMPEAMIKVKGDDISIDILDDSQSRQLVAEMMILAGEVAARYGQVNNIPLPFRGQPQPELPPEEELLQLPAGFVRACAMRRCMPKSEMSITPVRHAGLGLDTYTQATSPIRRYSDLLTHFQLKAHLRGEVLPFSAEQLKEVMMTVTSTTQEVTMVERQTNRYWALEYLRRHPEQVWHVTVLMWLREDSNLALILLEDLGLQLPMSFRRIVRLGEQILVKVSHADPQKDSIQFQEIIYQEAQTATN; translated from the coding sequence GTGGACAAGGGGACGCTAGTTGAATTTAGGGTTCAAGGCGATCGCCGTCTGGGTGTGGTAGATCGTCCAGACGGGAAAACCCGGTGGTTTGTGGTAGACGAACGCGGTCAATCCCACAGCCTCGCGCCTAGACAAATTACTTACACAGTGGATGGACTTGCCTACAAGCCCTCTGAAATTACCAACTTTTTAGAGGAAGTCAAGCCTTATTTAGATCCATCAAGTTTAGAGGTGGCATGGGAATTACTGGTGGAAGACGCCCAAACAGTCACACCTGCTGAAATGGCAAATCTGCTGTTTTCTCAATCAGACCCAGCGCCAACTTATGCCGCCCATTGCTTGTTATCAGACGACAAACTCTATTTCAAGCAAAAAGGAGACGCTTACGAACCACGAACAGCAGCTCAAGTGGCGGAACGTAAGCACCAAATAGAAGTAGAAACCCTCAAAGCTAAAGGGCAACAAGAATTTTTAGCTCGCGTAGAGCAAGCGCTTCAAGGTGAAGCAGTAGAATGGCAGCGCCACGATCGCCAGCGCTTAGAAGGACTAGAAAAATACGCGACTTTACTGGCAGATATTGTACGGGTAGGGCTAAATTATGAATCTCTAGCTCGTGCCTATCCTCCTAGTGCCCCAGTCTTAGAAACTATGAACATGCTGGGGCGTGCCGCAACCCCCCAAGGAGCCTTTCAATTATTGATAGACTTGGGTTGGTGGAACGCTCACGAGAACTTGTTCCTGCGTCGTGCTTCAATTCCAGTTCAGTTTCCTAGCAAGGTAGTAGAAGTGGCGCAACAGCGTTTGGATTTTCCTCCAACTGACTTAGATGCAAATCGCCTCGATTTGACTCATCTAAAAGTCTATACAATTGATGATGAAAGCACCACTGAGATAGACGATGGTCTTAGCTGGGAATCCCTCCCCGATGGACGGGAGCAGCTATGGGTACACATCGCCGATCCGACTCGGTGGTTAATACCAGAAGATGATTTAGATCTCGAAGCCAGAAAGCGGGGAAGTACAGTTTATTTACCTACGGGTATGATTCCCATGTTTCCGGAAGTACTGGCAACTGGGCCCATGAGTTTGGTGCAGGGGCAAATTTGTTGTGCCCTCAGCTTTGGAGTTGTTTTAAATACAACTGGGGCGGTAGAAGATTACTGCATTCGTACCAGCTTCATTAAACCCACTTATCGCCTCACCTACGAAGATGTAGATGAAATGCTGGAATTGGGAGTGCAAGCAGAACCAGAAATAGAAGCGATCGCTAATTCGGCAAGAGTTCGGAAATCTTGGCGCTACAATCAAGGGGCAATTAGCATCAACATGCCGGAGGCGATGATCAAAGTCAAAGGCGACGATATCAGCATTGACATTTTAGATGATTCTCAGTCGCGGCAACTGGTAGCTGAGATGATGATTCTTGCCGGTGAAGTCGCTGCTCGTTACGGCCAAGTTAATAACATACCCTTGCCCTTTCGTGGTCAGCCGCAGCCAGAATTACCCCCAGAAGAAGAATTGCTTCAATTACCGGCCGGATTCGTGCGTGCCTGCGCCATGCGTCGTTGTATGCCCAAGAGTGAAATGAGCATTACGCCTGTGCGTCATGCTGGTTTAGGATTAGATACCTACACTCAAGCAACTTCTCCCATCCGTCGCTACAGTGATTTACTCACTCACTTTCAACTGAAAGCCCACCTGCGGGGTGAAGTTCTGCCTTTTTCCGCAGAACAACTCAAAGAAGTAATGATGACCGTCACTAGTACCACCCAAGAAGTGACGATGGTAGAACGGCAAACTAATAGATATTGGGCATTAGAGTATTTACGCCGTCATCCAGAGCAAGTTTGGCATGTGACAGTTTTAATGTGGCTGCGAGAAGACAGCAATTTGGCACTGATTCTCTTAGAAGATTTAGGCTTGCAGTTACCCATGTCATTTAGACGCATAGTCAGATTAGGTGAACAGATATTAGTAAAAGTTAGCCACGCCGACCCGCAAAAAGATTCTATTCAATTCCAAGAAATAATTTATCAAGAAGCCCAGACAGCCACTAATTAA
- a CDS encoding TM0106 family RecB-like putative nuclease, giving the protein MLINAELLLQYQRCKRRPFLDIHGDYSQRDVPNELLLKLQQDKSAYRRGILAHFTYHKPDYPHGNWEKAHAATLELMQRGVEYIHQGVLLVNYNELAESASENIPLSPHYQAYTLLSRPDLLVKQPGQSRFGDWIYVPANMEMGKRPKQEYQVTIAFHAQVLATVQEVPPKTAWLILRSKNFNYPVDLVKWIPQMQQILQEFIQVLESSEPPEVFISRQKCSLCHWYSQCYAIAQSQKHLSLLPGVTPLRYDQLQTLSITTVESLANTSPTTLENLVGFDNQVAPKLVVQAQSALSGRPFILPNPPPIENITFTAPIELYFDIEAQPDLDLNYLLGVLVVNKEANTEEFYSFLAERPEEEELIWQQFLNLVWQYPKAPIYHFCVYEFDTVKRLAKLYRTPNSSVQPVLNRFVDVYEQLIQSVALPIESYALKAIARWLGFEWRNKEASGAKCIYWYDQWLETGDRTLLENIQLYNEDDCRATRRVKDWFVNFVQAAMVYKLD; this is encoded by the coding sequence ATGTTAATTAATGCTGAACTCCTACTGCAATACCAACGCTGTAAGCGCCGACCTTTTTTAGATATTCACGGTGACTACAGTCAGCGAGATGTGCCCAATGAATTATTACTCAAATTGCAACAAGACAAAAGCGCTTATCGGCGGGGTATTTTGGCGCATTTTACCTATCACAAGCCAGATTATCCACATGGCAACTGGGAAAAAGCCCATGCAGCGACTTTAGAATTGATGCAGCGTGGAGTTGAGTACATCCATCAAGGAGTACTATTAGTCAACTACAACGAGTTGGCAGAATCAGCAAGCGAGAATATTCCTTTATCACCTCACTATCAAGCCTATACTCTCCTCAGCCGTCCAGATTTACTGGTCAAACAGCCAGGACAATCTCGCTTTGGCGATTGGATCTATGTTCCTGCGAACATGGAAATGGGTAAGCGTCCCAAACAGGAATATCAAGTTACTATTGCATTTCACGCCCAAGTATTAGCAACGGTACAGGAAGTTCCACCTAAAACAGCTTGGTTAATATTGCGTAGCAAAAACTTTAATTATCCAGTGGATCTAGTTAAATGGATACCACAAATGCAGCAGATTCTCCAGGAGTTTATTCAAGTTTTAGAGTCATCAGAACCACCAGAAGTTTTTATCTCCCGTCAGAAGTGTAGTCTTTGCCATTGGTATAGTCAATGTTATGCGATCGCTCAATCACAAAAACATCTCTCCTTGTTACCAGGCGTTACACCCCTGCGCTACGATCAATTGCAAACTCTCTCCATCACCACAGTAGAATCTCTTGCCAATACCAGTCCGACCACTTTAGAAAACTTAGTCGGATTCGATAATCAAGTAGCACCGAAGTTGGTAGTACAAGCCCAGTCTGCATTGTCAGGACGACCTTTTATCTTACCCAACCCGCCACCAATAGAAAATATTACATTTACAGCACCGATTGAGCTATATTTTGATATTGAAGCACAGCCAGACCTGGATTTAAATTATCTTTTGGGCGTTTTGGTTGTTAATAAAGAAGCCAACACAGAAGAGTTTTATTCATTTCTGGCAGAAAGACCAGAAGAAGAAGAATTAATTTGGCAGCAATTTCTCAATTTAGTTTGGCAATATCCCAAAGCACCAATTTATCATTTTTGCGTCTACGAATTTGATACAGTCAAACGCTTAGCAAAACTTTACCGCACTCCCAACTCCTCAGTGCAACCTGTACTGAATCGGTTTGTCGATGTATATGAACAATTAATCCAAAGTGTAGCATTACCAATAGAAAGCTATGCCCTGAAAGCGATCGCTCGTTGGCTGGGGTTTGAGTGGCGTAATAAAGAAGCCAGTGGTGCTAAGTGTATTTACTGGTATGACCAGTGGTTAGAAACAGGCGATCGCACCTTGCTAGAAAATATCCAACTTTACAACGAAGACGACTGTCGCGCTACCCGCAGAGTCAAAGATTGGTTTGTCAACTTTGTTCAAGCAGCAATGGTTTACAAATTAGATTAG
- a CDS encoding alpha-L-fucosidase has translation MFKYFVRLLLVAVSLSVFWSMTASSALANRIYEPTTESLSKHEVPDWFLDAKLGIFIHWGVYSVPAWAPLTGEFNQVVAERGWEYWFLHNPYAEWYYNSMKLEGSDTYNYHRATYGENFTYEDFIPTFNAAITNWNPQKWAKLFSRVGARYVVLTTKHHDGFLLWPSKTTSQPERVAVRDIVGELTQAVRTEGMRMGLYYSGGIDWSKQDTTVTDFNTLLAAIIQDKAYAEYANAHWRELIDRYQPSILWNDLGYPAGETNNIIAYFYNHVRDGVVNDRFDLGGQLGLHYDFSTPEYSQLQQIAPKKWEATRGLGYSFGYNQNDTDLNIAIRFDF, from the coding sequence ATGTTTAAGTATTTTGTGCGTCTGCTACTTGTTGCAGTTTCCTTAAGTGTATTTTGGAGTATGACTGCTTCCTCTGCCTTGGCAAATAGGATATATGAACCCACAACCGAGTCGTTATCAAAGCATGAAGTTCCAGACTGGTTCTTGGATGCAAAACTCGGTATTTTCATTCACTGGGGGGTGTACTCTGTACCTGCTTGGGCACCATTAACTGGTGAATTTAATCAGGTGGTTGCAGAACGTGGTTGGGAATATTGGTTTTTGCATAATCCTTATGCTGAGTGGTATTACAATTCAATGAAGCTTGAGGGCAGTGATACATATAACTATCACCGCGCAACTTATGGTGAAAACTTCACATATGAAGACTTCATTCCAACTTTCAACGCAGCCATTACAAACTGGAATCCACAGAAATGGGCAAAACTGTTTTCTCGAGTAGGTGCGCGGTACGTTGTGCTAACAACTAAGCATCACGATGGTTTTTTGTTGTGGCCTAGCAAAACTACAAGCCAGCCAGAGCGTGTCGCAGTGCGAGATATTGTTGGTGAACTGACACAGGCGGTTCGTACTGAAGGTATGCGTATGGGCTTGTACTACTCTGGCGGTATTGATTGGTCTAAGCAAGATACAACAGTCACAGATTTTAATACTTTATTAGCAGCAATTATCCAAGATAAAGCTTACGCCGAGTATGCTAATGCTCATTGGCGAGAACTGATTGACCGCTATCAGCCGTCCATTCTGTGGAATGATTTAGGCTACCCTGCTGGTGAGACAAACAACATTATTGCCTATTTTTACAATCATGTACGAGACGGTGTGGTTAACGATCGCTTTGATTTGGGTGGACAATTGGGTTTGCATTATGACTTCTCAACACCCGAATATAGCCAACTTCAACAAATCGCACCAAAAAAATGGGAAGCTACGCGAGGTTTGGGTTATTCGTTTGGCTATAACCAAAACGATACTGATCTAAATATAGCAATCCGATTTGATTTCTGA
- a CDS encoding alpha-L-fucosidase has product MISVDELVDSFVDIVSKNGNLLLNVGPTADGSIPKLQEERLLGLGKWLDINGEAIFGSRYWIRSEDVTSEGLQVRYTTNRGNLYAVLLDTPTSHQITIQGLVLPRNTTITMLGVRGRLKWEQYGQNLLITLPQMSKVKKSPAYTLRISNIPDAL; this is encoded by the coding sequence ATGATTTCAGTAGATGAATTGGTTGATTCGTTTGTTGATATTGTCAGCAAAAACGGCAACTTGCTGCTCAATGTTGGCCCTACTGCGGATGGTTCAATCCCTAAACTGCAAGAGGAACGTTTGCTGGGGTTGGGTAAATGGTTGGACATCAACGGTGAAGCTATATTTGGCTCAAGGTACTGGATACGTTCAGAAGATGTAACCTCTGAAGGTTTGCAAGTGCGCTATACCACCAACAGGGGTAATTTGTACGCTGTGTTGCTTGATACTCCAACTAGTCATCAAATCACGATTCAGGGTTTAGTTTTGCCTAGAAACACGACCATCACAATGTTGGGAGTACGAGGCCGACTGAAGTGGGAACAGTACGGTCAGAACTTGTTGATCACGTTACCGCAGATGTCTAAGGTGAAAAAATCACCAGCCTACACGTTGAGAATTAGCAATATACCTGATGCTCTCTAG
- the rpmG gene encoding 50S ribosomal protein L33 encodes MAKSKGVRIIVTLECTECRTNPDKRSAGVSRYTSTKNRRNTTNRLELKKFCTHCNKHTVHKEIK; translated from the coding sequence ATGGCTAAAAGTAAAGGTGTCCGCATAATAGTGACACTAGAATGTACCGAGTGTCGTACAAATCCAGACAAGCGATCCGCTGGTGTTTCACGGTATACCAGCACTAAGAATCGTCGCAACACAACCAATCGGCTAGAACTGAAAAAGTTCTGTACCCACTGCAACAAACATACTGTTCATAAGGAAATCAAGTAA
- a CDS encoding RDD family protein, whose amino-acid sequence MTIERVPQKHYPKAEIGRRGMALGLDFLGVWLVSSLLGSNSIGIQFVQILVFVIGWLLLRVVVVYNNQGQSLGRWAFDLKILEVEDGQVISRIPELQALLKREAIICFGALLVSIALNNIRANPTAILLLLPLAIDCGNALSDTQLRQALHDRYAGTFVVSSRRGYSLDLKVKRIVEKIRRNVRR is encoded by the coding sequence ATGACTATCGAACGAGTTCCCCAAAAACACTATCCCAAAGCTGAGATTGGGCGGCGAGGCATGGCATTAGGGCTTGATTTCCTCGGTGTCTGGTTAGTCAGTTCTCTATTGGGAAGCAATAGTATCGGTATTCAATTTGTTCAGATCCTAGTTTTTGTCATAGGTTGGCTGCTTTTGCGGGTGGTAGTGGTGTACAACAATCAAGGGCAAAGCTTAGGGCGTTGGGCATTCGATTTGAAGATCCTCGAAGTCGAGGACGGCCAAGTAATCAGCAGGATTCCAGAATTGCAGGCACTGCTAAAACGAGAAGCTATAATTTGCTTTGGTGCACTTTTGGTTTCAATTGCCCTAAACAACATCCGTGCCAATCCCACTGCTATACTGCTATTACTTCCTCTGGCAATTGACTGTGGTAACGCTTTATCCGATACTCAGTTGCGGCAAGCTTTGCATGACCGCTATGCTGGAACTTTCGTAGTTTCGTCGCGTCGTGGCTACTCGCTGGATTTAAAAGTCAAGCGAATAGTTGAAAAAATACGGCGAAATGTGAGAAGATAG
- a CDS encoding NAD(P)/FAD-dependent oxidoreductase, which translates to MKIDYLIVGSGLSALVFGSLMAKSGKKVQVLESHEHPGGFGHTFTMAKKYKFNAQLHYVWDCGEGQTVNRVLKKLNLDKEVTFERYEPDGFDHMKMPGYSLDIPSEPQELIRRLSHLFPENTKQIRKFVLEVENVSKGLKILSPPIITAELFQHLTVVSSALIYLNSTLQDVFNKFKLVKEAQTLLALQWPDFLLPPAQLSFYAWVILFTSYQKGAFYPTRHFEHVINSLVKVIKENRGEVFLNLEVTNFILNNKTITGVKAINKTNHQNYEFTAETIICNIDPQKAAQMIGIENFSSKIRKKLNYEYSPSNYMAYCVVKDIDLRDYGFGKWNTFHTGHQDLNEAFDQMYDKHDFSNPSFAITTPTLMTNDERDCPEGYQIIEFLTVANYDYFQELKQTDRKAYRIKKEEILNSIINIVEKKYIPHFRKYLVFKITGTPTTNERFCWCPKGNSYGSNLTPKNMGIGRLNYETSLQNFYFCNASSGYPGFAPTFWTGANLYQKLSGDVILAK; encoded by the coding sequence ATGAAAATAGATTACCTGATTGTAGGTAGCGGCTTATCAGCATTAGTTTTTGGGTCTTTGATGGCCAAATCTGGTAAAAAAGTTCAAGTATTGGAGTCTCACGAACATCCAGGAGGCTTTGGTCATACGTTTACAATGGCAAAAAAATATAAATTTAATGCTCAACTGCATTATGTTTGGGATTGTGGTGAAGGACAAACTGTAAATCGAGTTCTTAAAAAATTAAACTTGGATAAAGAAGTAACTTTTGAGCGATATGAACCTGATGGCTTTGATCACATGAAAATGCCTGGTTATTCGCTAGATATTCCCTCAGAACCGCAAGAGTTAATCAGGCGGTTATCTCATCTTTTTCCGGAAAATACCAAGCAAATTCGTAAATTTGTACTTGAGGTTGAGAATGTAAGTAAAGGATTAAAGATATTATCACCACCAATAATTACTGCTGAATTATTTCAACATTTGACTGTAGTATCATCTGCTTTAATCTATTTGAATAGTACGCTTCAGGATGTTTTTAATAAATTCAAATTAGTTAAAGAGGCACAAACACTTTTAGCTTTGCAATGGCCTGACTTTTTGCTGCCACCTGCTCAACTTTCTTTTTACGCTTGGGTGATTTTATTTACTAGCTATCAAAAAGGCGCTTTCTATCCTACACGGCATTTTGAACATGTAATTAATTCTTTAGTCAAAGTAATTAAAGAAAATAGAGGCGAAGTTTTTCTGAATTTAGAAGTCACTAATTTTATACTCAACAATAAAACTATAACTGGAGTCAAGGCAATTAATAAAACTAATCATCAAAATTATGAATTTACTGCTGAAACTATTATTTGTAATATAGATCCTCAAAAAGCTGCCCAGATGATAGGAATTGAAAACTTCTCAAGCAAGATACGTAAGAAACTAAACTATGAGTATTCCCCTTCCAACTATATGGCCTACTGCGTTGTTAAAGATATTGATTTGAGAGATTACGGTTTTGGAAAATGGAATACCTTCCATACTGGGCATCAAGATTTAAATGAAGCATTTGATCAAATGTACGATAAGCATGACTTTTCTAATCCAAGTTTTGCTATTACGACACCTACTCTAATGACAAATGATGAGCGTGATTGCCCTGAAGGATATCAAATAATTGAGTTTTTAACAGTTGCTAATTATGATTATTTTCAAGAATTAAAACAAACTGATAGAAAAGCTTACAGAATAAAAAAAGAGGAAATTTTAAATTCAATCATCAATATAGTAGAAAAAAAATATATTCCTCATTTTAGAAAATATCTTGTTTTTAAAATTACTGGGACACCAACAACTAATGAGCGGTTTTGTTGGTGCCCAAAAGGAAATTCTTATGGTTCTAACTTGACACCTAAAAATATGGGTATTGGTAGATTAAATTATGAAACATCTTTACAAAACTTTTATTTTTGTAATGCCTCATCTGGATATCCAGGGTTTGCACCTACTTTTTGGACTGGAGCAAATCTTTATCAGAAATTATCGGGAGATGTAATTTTAGCAAAGTAA
- the ilvD gene encoding dihydroxy-acid dehydratase: protein MSENFRSQVVTQGVQRSPNRAMLRAVGFQDEDFNKAIVGVANAYSTITPCNMGINQLALIAEAGIKLARAMPQMFGTITISDGISMGTEGMKYSLVSREVIADSIETVCKGQSMDGVIAIGGCDKNMPGAMIAIARMNIPAIFVYGGTIKPGHYNGRDLTIVSSFEAVGEYSGGKIDDTELMEVERRACPGAGSCGGMYTANTMSSAFEALGMSLPYSSTMAAEDDEKADSTEESAKVLVEAIRNQLLPRQIITRKSIENAISVIMAVGGSTNAVLHFLAIARAAGVELNLDDFETIRRRVPVLCDLKPSGRYVATDLHQAGGIPQVMKMLLEHGLLHGDCITITGKTIAEILADIPDEPPSNQDVIRPVNHPMYAQGHLAILKGNLATEGAVAKITGVKNPSITGPARVFDSEEECLDAILAGKIQAGDVIIVRYEGPKGGPGMREMLAPTSAIIGAGLGDAVGLITDGRFSGGTYGMVVGHVAPEAAVGGAIALVEEGDSITIDANSRLLQINIDDAELASRRAKWQPRPPRYTKGILAKYALLVSSSSLGAVTDLDLFNE, encoded by the coding sequence ATATCAGAGAATTTCAGAAGTCAAGTTGTCACACAAGGGGTGCAGCGATCGCCAAATCGGGCTATGCTGCGTGCAGTAGGTTTTCAGGATGAAGACTTTAACAAAGCAATCGTCGGTGTGGCTAATGCCTACAGCACCATCACTCCCTGTAACATGGGGATTAATCAACTAGCACTCATAGCGGAAGCTGGAATTAAACTAGCCAGGGCAATGCCGCAAATGTTCGGCACAATTACTATTAGTGATGGCATTTCTATGGGAACTGAGGGGATGAAGTATTCCCTAGTGTCACGAGAAGTGATTGCTGACTCCATTGAAACAGTCTGTAAAGGTCAAAGTATGGATGGCGTGATTGCCATCGGTGGCTGTGATAAAAATATGCCAGGGGCAATGATTGCAATAGCACGGATGAATATCCCAGCTATCTTTGTTTACGGTGGGACAATTAAACCTGGACACTACAACGGCCGCGACTTGACTATTGTCAGTTCCTTTGAGGCTGTGGGTGAATACAGTGGTGGTAAAATTGACGACACCGAACTGATGGAAGTAGAACGCCGCGCTTGTCCTGGTGCTGGTTCTTGCGGTGGGATGTACACAGCTAATACTATGTCCTCGGCCTTTGAAGCCCTGGGCATGAGTTTACCCTATTCTTCCACAATGGCGGCGGAAGATGACGAAAAAGCTGATAGCACCGAAGAATCAGCCAAAGTATTAGTAGAAGCAATTCGCAATCAACTGTTACCCCGGCAAATTATCACGCGCAAATCTATAGAAAATGCTATTTCTGTAATTATGGCTGTGGGTGGTTCAACTAACGCCGTGTTACATTTTCTAGCGATCGCTCGTGCAGCTGGTGTAGAACTTAATCTAGATGATTTTGAAACTATCCGTCGTCGTGTCCCTGTCTTATGTGATTTAAAACCCAGTGGTAGATATGTCGCCACAGACTTACATCAAGCTGGTGGTATTCCCCAAGTGATGAAAATGCTATTGGAGCATGGATTACTTCACGGTGATTGTATCACCATCACAGGTAAAACCATCGCCGAAATTTTAGCAGATATCCCCGATGAACCACCAAGCAATCAAGATGTGATTCGTCCAGTGAATCATCCGATGTATGCTCAAGGTCACTTGGCTATTCTCAAAGGCAATCTTGCTACAGAGGGGGCAGTAGCAAAAATTACCGGGGTGAAAAATCCCAGCATTACCGGCCCTGCACGGGTATTTGATTCCGAGGAAGAATGCTTAGATGCCATCCTTGCAGGTAAAATTCAAGCCGGTGATGTAATTATCGTCCGTTACGAAGGCCCCAAAGGCGGCCCTGGTATGCGGGAAATGCTAGCACCCACCTCAGCAATTATTGGTGCCGGTTTAGGTGATGCAGTCGGGTTAATTACTGATGGACGCTTTTCCGGCGGTACTTACGGGATGGTAGTCGGACATGTTGCTCCCGAAGCCGCCGTTGGTGGTGCGATCGCTCTGGTCGAAGAAGGTGATAGCATCACCATTGATGCTAATTCTCGCTTATTACAAATAAATATAGACGATGCAGAATTAGCCAGTCGCCGCGCCAAATGGCAACCCCGTCCACCCCGTTATACAAAAGGCATCTTAGCAAAATATGCTCTTTTAGTTTCCTCTAGCAGTCTTGGTGCTGTCACAGACTTGGATTTATTTAATGAGTAG
- a CDS encoding FAD-dependent oxidoreductase → MKIAIIGGGASGMVTAYLLDKNGHHVTVFENQPILGGHIRTLNKNIKPNQSDCDQILESGVLEFPLKFHNFLGLMKDLGVELEPVDIGSALFLPNGDYFFSSVAIQRNFTGIQRLIEYLKLNTLYAGAAGLLLKTHFTQIQQLYNQPISQFLKSQCMRNYWLKLLTMYSYSMAFELINDFPAQMGIPVLQDYIFTNWVRIKGGVYSYIEKILERFRGEVFLNVEVAEIFRKPDSVAIVLSDGKKFLFDKVVFATPPDQVIKLLSNPTKEEIKRFSKWQKNSAITVIHTDTSMYGNYGVKQSSEFDFFHTNNGWGYNTYLNQLCGVSSSLQYSLAFNLDNFIAQDKILHRQEHHTPLYTTESFMYRDEIVITNGENNTYYVGAYLGDGLHEGAITSAIRVAELMS, encoded by the coding sequence ATGAAAATCGCTATTATTGGGGGCGGAGCAAGCGGTATGGTAACGGCATACCTGCTTGACAAAAATGGTCATCACGTTACGGTTTTTGAAAACCAACCTATTTTGGGTGGGCATATTAGGACATTAAATAAAAATATTAAACCAAATCAATCTGATTGTGACCAAATTTTAGAAAGTGGTGTGCTGGAATTCCCTCTTAAATTTCACAACTTTTTAGGTTTAATGAAAGATTTAGGGGTAGAACTAGAACCTGTTGATATTGGTTCAGCACTATTCTTACCAAATGGTGATTATTTTTTTTCATCTGTAGCAATTCAAAGAAATTTTACAGGAATTCAGCGTTTAATTGAATATCTTAAGCTTAATACTCTCTATGCAGGTGCTGCTGGACTATTGTTAAAAACACATTTTACTCAAATACAGCAATTATATAATCAGCCAATATCTCAATTTTTGAAAAGCCAGTGTATGCGAAATTACTGGTTAAAGTTGTTGACAATGTATAGCTACTCAATGGCATTTGAGCTAATCAACGACTTCCCAGCCCAGATGGGCATTCCGGTTCTCCAAGATTATATTTTTACTAACTGGGTCAGAATTAAAGGAGGGGTTTACTCCTATATTGAAAAAATTCTCGAACGTTTTCGAGGTGAAGTTTTTCTTAACGTAGAAGTTGCAGAAATCTTCAGAAAACCTGATTCTGTGGCTATCGTACTATCAGACGGTAAAAAGTTTCTGTTTGACAAGGTGGTTTTTGCAACACCACCTGATCAAGTAATAAAGTTATTGTCTAACCCGACCAAGGAGGAAATTAAACGATTCTCCAAATGGCAGAAAAACTCAGCAATAACTGTCATACACACCGATACCTCAATGTATGGAAATTATGGTGTTAAACAATCTTCGGAATTTGATTTTTTCCATACAAATAACGGATGGGGTTATAACACTTATTTAAACCAACTTTGTGGAGTATCCTCATCTCTTCAATACAGTTTAGCTTTTAACTTGGACAATTTCATTGCTCAAGACAAAATCCTTCACAGACAAGAACATCACACTCCTTTATATACTACTGAATCCTTTATGTATAGAGATGAAATTGTTATAACTAATGGTGAAAATAATACTTATTATGTAGGAGCTTATCTTGGAGATGGATTGCATGAAGGAGCAATAACTTCTGCAATTAGGGTTGCTGAATTAATGAGTTGA
- a CDS encoding 30S ribosomal protein S18, whose product MSYYRRRLSPIKPGEPIDYKDVDLLRKFITERGKILPRRITGLTCQQQRDLTLAIKRARIVALLPFINAEG is encoded by the coding sequence ATGAGCTATTACCGTCGTCGCCTGTCTCCAATCAAGCCTGGAGAGCCAATTGATTATAAAGATGTTGACTTGTTGCGTAAGTTTATCACCGAGCGGGGTAAGATACTGCCGCGTCGGATTACTGGGTTGACATGTCAGCAACAGCGAGACTTGACATTAGCAATTAAGCGGGCGCGAATTGTGGCTTTATTGCCCTTTATCAATGCCGAAGGCTAA